A genome region from Lucilia cuprina isolate Lc7/37 chromosome 3, ASM2204524v1, whole genome shotgun sequence includes the following:
- the LOC111677201 gene encoding uncharacterized protein LOC111677201, producing the protein MRNLQLLLISVVIFALTTRASVIRPDVEDFDDSVDSFENAVKDDNDGGDNFEDIDDPENLPIASIKSRAIAMDRELCRELSRYHPHYPRCQLYCEKLNHWVGMCRRDSCHCYS; encoded by the coding sequence atgagaaatttacaattattaCTAATATCGGTGGTAATATTTGCCCTAACAACCCGAGCATCTGTGATACGTCCTGATGTAGAAGATTTCGACGATAGTGTTGATTCGTTCGAAAACGCTGTAAAAGATGACAATGATGGTGGCgataattttgaagatattgACGATCCCGAAAACCTACCAATAGCTTCCATAAAATCACGAGCTATAGCCATGGATAGGGAATTGTGTCGTGAATTATCCCGCTATCATCCCCATTACCCACGTTGTCAATTGTATTGTGAGAAATTAAATCACTGGGTAGGAATGTGTCGTCGTGATAGTTGTCATTGCTactcttaa
- the LOC111677192 gene encoding odorant receptor 2a-like: protein MSLNAKAKVETWQAFKNHWILWKCFGLQPPKRDSKWFVPYIAYAIFLNVTVTLLFPTTLIVNLILSKNLTELCENLYMTTTDVICNVKFLNIFVVRHKLLKVRKILQRLDVRAKTHKEVAILEEGIKLARKCFMTFARLFCCAVISSQMMVYLSSERILMYPAWYPWDWRASKKNYIYAFSYQLYGLIVQSTQNLGNDTYPPAYLIILTAQIKALASRIKDLGTNKNTSEEELYKELTDCINDHNTINELFFTIQEVISTTCIAQFVATGLAQCTIGVYMIYVGLHPSKTLNIVIYFSAVTMEIFILCYFGDLYCQANIHLTEAIYACNWMDRDKKFKQAFLVLLQRSQKTNCIMAGNLIPVRMPTFVKVMKTAYSVFTVLNKVE, encoded by the exons atgtcACTTAACGCCAAAGCTAAAGTGGAAACATGGCAGGCATTTAAAAATCACTGGATTTTATGGAAATGCTTCGGTTTACAGCCACCAAAACGTGACTCTAAATGGTTTGTACCATACATTGCGTATGCGATTTTCCTCAATGTGACCGTTACATTGTTGTTTCCCACAACGCTTATTGTCAATTTGATACTTTCGAAAAACTTAACGGAATTATGTGAAAATCTTTATATGACAACAACGGATGTGATTtgcaatgtaaaatttttaaatatattcgtGGTGAGACATAAACTGCTAAAGGTGCGTAAAATTTTACAGCGTTTAGATGTGAGAGCTAAAACACACAAAGAAGTGGCCATATTAGAGGAGGGCATTAAATTGGctagaaaatgttttatgacTTTTGCACGTTTATTTTGCTGTGCCGTAATCAGCAGTCAAATGATGGTTTATCTTTCAAGCGAAAGAATACTAATGTATCCGGCTTGGTATCCTTGGGATTGGAGGGCATCAAAGAAAAACTACATTTACGCTTTCTCATATCAACTGTATGGATTAATTGTACAGTCAACACAAAATCTTGGCAACGACACGTATCCACCGGCCTACTTAATCATACTTACCGCTCAAATTAAAGCATTAGCCTCACGCATCAAGGACTTGGGTACTAATAAGAACACATCCGAAGAAGAGTTGTATAAGGAATTAACGGATTGCATTAATGATCATAATACCATAAATga acTCTTTTTCACAATTCAGGAAGTTATTTCCACAACTTGCATTGCACAATTTGTAGCCACCGGTTTGGCTCAATGTACTATTGGGGTCTATATGATTTATGTCGGTCTACATCCTTCTAAAACCCTcaatattgtaatttatttcaGTGCCGTTACaatggaaatatttattttatgttattttggtGACTTGTATTGTCAGGCTAATATTCATTTAACTGAGGCCATATACGCTTGTAATTGGATGGATCGtgataagaaatttaaacaggCATTTTTGGTACTATTGCAACGTTCGCAGAAAACAAACTGTATAATGGCGGGAAATTTGATTCCGGTGCGAATGCCAACATTTGTAAAg gTTATGAAAACTGCATATTCGGTATTTACAGTTCTCAATAAAGTCGAATAA